The Lactuca sativa cultivar Salinas chromosome 2, Lsat_Salinas_v11, whole genome shotgun sequence genome includes a window with the following:
- the LOC111906440 gene encoding protein FAR1-RELATED SEQUENCE 5-like, producing the protein MLVELQVSDRPSETGITEDIDTNTIMDLEKQVADHSFETQIDEDIDANGYLEATSESEKINDDGVNLGCDEGENNDTCIIGKVFDTPNDAYTFYNDYSFLHGFGTRKHWKFKNKSTNEHYRRIYVCNKEGFKQLKGNNSSGKTIKRCREVRTGCKAMIRISKQKDGKWIVDKFNDTHNHDLSMTPTKVMKHRSHGKFHRTMECKSLMVELGQSGLKPCHIKKAINALKPLDEVDVTSKQYLCDDGCPRNIFWADGRSRDAYTKFRDVVVFDVTYMTNKYKMPLAPFVGVNHHGQSILFGGALLENEKVETFEWLFENFLKCMFTKYPKAIITDQDKAMGNAIKKVFPNTRHRFCDWHIKKHESEHLRPFVTRYSDFQESYKDWVNSDTIEEFESKWEVIRIKYNLENNCWISQMYSQRIHWAKAFLKDIFLAGMTTSGQSESINSFFDGFVSSSTMLNEFVIQYDKAVKSRRAAEEDEDFKTMNSRAVLSSVHLIEAKAGE; encoded by the exons ATGTTGGTAGAACTCCAAGTATCAGATCGACCCTCTGAAACAGGTATAACCGAAGATATTGACACTAATACCATCATGGATTTAGAAAAACAAGTAGCAGATCATTCGTTTGAAACACAAATAGATGAAGATATTGATGCAAATGGTTATTTGGAAGCAACATCTGAATCCGAGAAAATAAATGATGATGGTGTGAATCTTGGATGTGATGAAGGTGAAAATAATGATACATGTATTATTGGAAAGGTTTTCGATACACCCAACGATGCATATACATTTTACAATGACTATTCATTTTTACATGGTTTTGGTACACGAAAACATTGGAAATTTAAGAACAAGTCAACAAATGAGCATTATCGGAGGATATATGTATGCAACAAAGAAGGTTTCAAACAATTGAAAGGTAATAATTCAAGTGGAAAGACAATAAAACGTTGTAGAGAGGTAAGAACTGGATGCAAAGCAATGATTCGCATTTCAAAACAAAAGGATGGGAAATGGATTGTTGACAAGTTTAATGACACACACAATCATGACTTAAGCATGACACCAACAAAGGTAATGAAGCATAGATCTCATGGGAAGTTCCACCGTACAATGGAATGTAAATCTCTTATGGTGGAACTTGGTCAATCGGGGTTGAAGCCATGTCATATTAAAAAGGCTATTAATGCATTGAAACCTTTAGATGAAGTTGATGTTACGTCAAAGCAAT ACTTGTGTGATGATGGGTGTCCTCGGAATATCTTTTGGGCTGATGGAAGATCAAGAGACGCATATACTAAGTTTAGAgatgttgttgtgtttgatgttacTTATATGACAAACAAGTACAAGATGCCACTTGCTCCCTTTGTAGGGGTTAATCATCATGGGCAATCTATACTTTTTGGTGGAGCATTGCTAGAAAATGAAAAGGTAGAAACATTTGAGTGGTTATTTGAGAATTTTTTAAAATGTATGTTTACCAAGTATCCGAAGGCAATTATTACAGATCAGGATAAAGCTATGGGTAATGCGATAAAGAAAGTGTTTCCAAACACTCGACACCGCTTTTGTGATTGGCATATTAAAAAGCATGAGTCTGAACACCTTCGACCATTTGTTACCCGTTATAGTGATTTTCAGGAATCATATAAAGATTGGGTGAATAGTGACACCATTGAAGAGTTTGAAAGCAAATGGGAAGTTATACGTATTAAGTATAATTTGGAAAATAATTGTTGGATaagtcaaatgtatagccaacggATACATTGGGCTAAAGCTTTTCTTAAAGATATTTTCTTGGCTGGTATGACAACCAGTGGACAAAGTGAGAGTATTAATTCCTTTTTTGATGGATTTGTCAGTTCGAGCACCATGTTGAATGAATTCGTAATACAATATGACAAAGCAGTTAAGTCTCGAAGGGCAGCCGAAGAAGATGAGGACTTCAAGACAATGAACTCAAGAGCAGTTCTTTCTTCTGTGCATCTAATTGAAGCAAAAGCAGGTGAGTGA
- the LOC128132276 gene encoding protein FAR1-RELATED SEQUENCE 7-like, with amino-acid sequence MLVELQVSDRPSETGITEDIDTNTIMDLEKQVADHSFGTQIDEDIDANGYLEATSESEKINDDGVNLGCDEDENSDTCIIGKVFDTPNDAYTFYNDYVFLHGFGTRKHWKFKNKSTNEHYQRIYVCNKEGFKQLKGNNSSGKTIKRRREVRTGCRAMIRISKQKDGKWIVDKFNDTHNHDLSMTPTKVMKHRSHGKFHRTMECKSLMVELGQSGLKPCHIKKVINALKPLDEVDVTSKRCVDVLSEQRKQYKGKEFYGLIKHFQDKALLDNDHYFVVDLCDDGCRRNIFWADGRSRDAYTKFRDVVVFDVTYMTYKYKMPFAPFVGVNHHG; translated from the coding sequence ATGTTGGTAGAACTCCAAGTATCAGATCGACCCTCTGAAACAGGTATAACCGAAGATATTGACACTAATACCATCATGGATTTAGAAAAACAAGTAGCAGATCATTCGTTTGGAACACAAATAGATGAAGATATTGATGCAAATGGTTATTTGGAAGCAACATCTGAATCCGAGAAAATAAATGATGATGGTGTGAATCTTGGATGTGATGAAGATGAAAATAGTGATACATGTATTATTGGAAAGGTTTTCGATACACCCAACGATGCATATACATTTTACAATGACTATGTATTTTTACATGGTTTTGGTACACGAAAACATTGGAAATTTAAGAACAAGTCAACAAATGAGCATTATCAGAGGATATATGTATGCAACAAAGAAGGTTTCAAACAATTGAAAGGTAATAATTCAAGTGGAAAGACAATAAAACGTCGTAGAGAGGTAAGAACTGGATGCAGAGCAATGATTCGCATTTCAAAACAAAAGGATGGGAAATGGATTGTTGACAAGTTTAATGACACACACAATCATGACTTAAGCATGACACCAACAAAGGTAATGAAGCATAGATCTCATGGGAAGTTCCACCGTACAATGGAATGTAAATCTCTTATGGTGGAACTTGGTCAATCGGGGTTGAAGCCATGTCATATTAAAAAGGTTATTAATGCATTGAAACCTTTAGATGAAGTTGATGTTACGTCAAAGCGATGTGTTGATGTCTTATCCGAACAACGAAAACAATATAAGGGAAAGGAGTTTTATGGACTTATAAAGCATTTCCAAGATAAAGCATTATTGGATAATGACCATTATTTTGTCGTAGACTTGTGTGATGATGGGTGTCGTCGGAATATCTTTTGGGCTGATGGAAGATCAAGAGACGCATATACTAAGTTTAGAgatgttgttgtgtttgatgttacTTATATGACATACAAGTACAAGATGCCATTTGCTCCCTTTGTAGGGGTTAATCATCATGGGTAA
- the LOC128132275 gene encoding protein FAR1-RELATED SEQUENCE 5-like — translation MLVELQVSDRPSETGITEDIDTNTIMDLEKQVADHSFETQIDEDIDANGYLEATSESEKINDDGVNLGCDEGENNDTCIIGKVFDTPNDAYTFYNDYSFLHGFGTRKHWQFKNKSTNEHYRRIYVCNKEGFKQLKGNNSSGKTIKRRREVRTGCKAMIRISKQKDGKWIVDKFNDTQNHDLSMTPTKVMKHRSHGKFHRTMECKSLMVELGQSGLKPCHIKKAINALKPLDEVDVTSKQCVDVLSEQRKQYKGKEFYGLIKHFQDKALLDNDHYFVVDLCDDGCPRNIFWADGRSRDTYTKFRDVVVFDVTYMTNKYKMPFAPFVGVNHHGQSILFGGALLENEKEETFVWLFENFFKMYVYQVSEGNYYRSG, via the coding sequence ATGTTGGTAGAACTCCAAGTATCAGATCGACCCTCTGAAACAGGTATAACCGAAGATATTGACACTAATACCATCATGGATTTAGAAAAACAAGTAGCAGATCATTCGTTTGAAACACAAATAGATGAAGATATTGATGCAAATGGTTATTTAGAAGCAACATCTGAATCCGAGAAAATAAATGATGATGGTGTGAATCTTGGATGTGATGAAGGTGAAAATAATGATACATGTATTATTGGAAAGGTTTTCGATACACCCAACGATGCATATACATTTTACAATGACTATTCATTTTTACATGGTTTTGGTACACGAAAACATTGGCAATTTAAGAACAAGTCAACAAATGAGCATTATCGGAGGATATATGTATGCAACAAAGAAGGTTTCAAACAATTGAAAGGTAATAATTCAAGTGGAAAGACAATAAAACGTCGTAGAGAGGTAAGAACTGGATGCAAAGCAATGATTCGCATTTCAAAACAAAAGGATGGGAAATGGATTGTTGACAAGTTTAATGACACACAGAATCATGACTTAAGCATGACACCAACAAAGGTAATGAAGCATAGATCTCATGGGAAGTTCCACCGTACAATGGAATGTAAATCTCTTATGGTGGAACTTGGTCAATCGGGGTTGAAGCCATGTCATATTAAAAAGGCTATTAATGCATTGAAACCTTTAGATGAAGTTGATGTTACGTCAAAGCAATGTGTTGATGTCTTATCCGAACAACGAAAACAATATAAGGGAAAGGAGTTTTATGGACTTATTAAGCATTTCCAAGATAAAGCATTATTGGATAATGACCATTATTTTGTCGTAGACTTGTGTGATGATGGGTGTCCTCGGAATATCTTTTGGGCTGATGGAAGATCAAGAGACACATATACTAAGTTTAGAgatgttgttgtgtttgatgttacTTATATGACAAACAAGTACAAGATGCCATTTGCTCCCTTTGTAGGGGTTAATCATCATGGGCAATCTATACTTTTTGGTGGAGCATTGCTAGAAAATGAAAAGGAAGAAACATTTGTGTGGTTATTTGagaatttttttaaaatgtatgTTTACCAAGTATCCGAAGGCAATTATTACAGATCAGGATAA
- the LOC111906358 gene encoding protein FAR1-RELATED SEQUENCE 5-like produces MGNAIKKVFPNTRHRFCDWHIKKHESEHLRPFVTRYSDFQESYKDWVNSDTIEEFESKWEVIRIKYNLENNCWISQMYSQRIHWAKAFLKDIFLAGMTTSGRSESINSFFDGFVNSITMLNEFVIQYDKAVKSQRAAEEDEDFKTMNSRAVLSSVHPIEAKAGECYTRNIFEIFKKEWMETNNNLTHETLKKSIEEITYRVGQMNIDKKYWRIVSFRLVGQMNVICSCAKYEIYGILCKHCLYVMKKRHVETLPSPYILPRWTLNVRYKVGNNGIGLEEMNNDNGVSAYTLWCVRSNFTKVIEQAKFSPLKIEKVNNVLIKLLDDLTIQEKPIAFENSSEGYSVGLLEINMTPQISVRDPLGPTNTKGRPKNASRIKSSLEMPKNEHVLTVRDWVIMPLVVQKERWMHRYKKNSDEWLLFSGMLWEEVKNISRLLLQVKNRITLLLQVALSVTM; encoded by the exons ATGGGTAATGCGATAAAGAAAGTGTTTCCAAACACTCGGCACCGCTTTTGTGACTGGCATATTAAAAAGCATGAGTCTGAACACCTTCGACCATTTGTTACCCGTTATAGTGATTTTCAGGAATCATATAAAGATTGGGTGAATAGTGACACCATTGAAGAGTTTGAAAGCAAATGGGAAGTTATACGTATTAAGTATAATTTGGAAAATAATTGTTGGATaagtcaaatgtatagccaacggATACATTGGGCTAAAGCCTTTCTTAAAGATATTTTCTTGGCTGGTATGACAACCAGTGGACGAAGTGAGAGTATTAATTCCTTTTTTGATGGATTTGTCAATTCGATCACCATGTTGAATGAATTCGTAATACAATATGACAAAGCAGTTAAGTCTCAAAGGGCAGCCGAAGAAGATGAGGACTTCAAGACAATGAACTCAAGAGCAGTTCTTTCTTCTGTGCATCCAATTGAAGCAAAAGCAGGTGAGTGCTATACTAGAAACATTTTTGAGATTTTTAAAAAAGAATGGATGGAAACCAATAACAATTTAACTCATGAGACTCTAAAAAAAAGTATAGAAGAAATAACATATCGAGTTGGGCAAATGAATATTGATAAAAAATATTGGAGAATTGTTAGCTTCCGTTTGGTTGGTCAAATGAATGTTATATGTTCTTGTGCTAAGTATGAGATATATGGAATTTTATGCAAACATTGCCTATATGTGATGAAGAAGAGGCATGTTGAAACACTTCCGAGTCCCTATATTTTACCTCGATGGACACTTAATGTTAGGTACAAAGTGGGTAATAATGGTATTGGACTTGAAGAAATGAATAATGATAATGGGGTTAGTGCATACACTTTATGGTGTGTTCGTTCCAACTTTACCAAAGTAATTGAACAAGCGAAATTCTCCCCTTTAAAGATAGAAAAAGTTAATAACGTATTGATAAAGCTTTTAGATGATCTAACGATTCAGGAAAAACCAATAGCATTTGAAAATTCATCGGAAGGTTATTCTGTGggacttttagaaataaatatgaCACCTCAGATATCTGTCCGAGATCCTCTTGGTCCAACTAATACGAAAGGTCGTCCGAAAAATGCAAGTAGAATCAAGTCTTCTCTAGAAATGCCGAAAAACGAACATGTTCTTACTGTCAGGGATTGGGTCATTATGCCACTAGTTGTTCAAAAAGAAAG GTGGATGCATCGTTACAAGAAAAACAGTGACGAATGGTTGCTATTTTCTGGGATGCTGTGGGAAGAA GTTAAAAACATAAGTAGGTTGCTGTTACAAGTTAAAAACAGAATTACGTTGCTATTACAG GTTGCTCTTTCTGTAACAATGTAA
- the LOC128132277 gene encoding protein FAR1-RELATED SEQUENCE 5-like — protein sequence MGNAIKKVFPNTRHRFCDWHIKKHESEHLRPFVTRYSDFQESYKDWVNSDTIEEFESKWEVIRIKYNLENNFWISQMYSQRIHWAKAFLKDIFLAGMTTSGRSESINSFFDGFVNSSTMLNEFVIQYDKAVKSRRAAEEDEDFKTMNSRAILSSVHPIEAKAEEITYRVGQMNIDKKYWRIVSFRLVVGGGRAVEMHSDVWWWWS from the exons ATGGGTAATGCGATAAAGAAAGTGTTTCCAAACACTCGACACCGCTTTTGTGACTGGCATATTAAAAAGCATGAGTCTGAACACCTTCGACCATTTGTTACCCGTTATAGTGATTTTCAGGAATCATATAAAGATTGGGTGAATAGTGACACCATTGAAGAGTTTGAAAGCAAATGGGAAGTTATACGTATTAAGTATAATTTGGAAAATAATTTTTGGATaagtcaaatgtatagccaacggATACATTGGGCTAAAGCTTTTCTTAAAGATATTTTCTTGGCTGGTATGACAACCAGTGGACGAAGTGAGAGTATTAATTCCTTTTTTGATGGATTTGTCAATTCGAGCACCATGTTGAATGAATTCGTAATACAATATGACAAAGCAGTTAAGTCTCGAAGGGCAGCCGAAGAAGATGAGGACTTTAAGACAATGAACTCAAGAGCAATTCTTTCTTCTGTGCATCCAATTGAAGCAAAAGCAG AAGAAATAACATATCGAGTTGGGCAAATGAATATTGATAAAAAATATTGGAGAATTGTTAGCTTCCGTTTG gtagtGGGTGGTGGTCGCGCAGTGGAGATGCATAGTGATgtgtggtggtggtggagttAG